The region CTGCTATTTTCGTAACTTTGCCATTTGTTTTTGGAACTGCTTTGGTTTTAAGAATGGATGCATTAATGACAACATTTATAACTGGGTCTTTATATCTTTTCTTTTCATCATATATGAAAAGAAATATTATTTCACCAAACAGATATTTGTATCTATATGTTTGGATAGCTCTAGGAATCTTAGTTAAAGGTGGAGCTGCTTTTATTATTCCTGCTTTAACAATCGTTTGTTATCTGTACTTAAATAAAGATTTAAGTTACTTAAAAACAATTAAACCTTTGGAAGGTTTAGGAGTAATTATTATAATACTAGGTGTTTGGTTTTTAGGAATCCTTAGTTTTCCAGAAGGAAAGGATTATATTGACCTTCTAATTGGTCAAGAAACAATGGGAAGAGTTGTTAAATCAAAATCTCATGTTAGACCTTTCTACTATTATTTAAGACAGCTACCTTTAACAACGCTGCCTATAATGCCATTCTTTTTTATGGGTGTTTTCAGTAACTTAAGAAACTTTAAAAATAGATACAAATGGAAAAATGTAGATAAAATGGCTTTTAGTATATTTATTCCTAATCTAATATTTTTCAGCTTAATTAGTGGAAAATTAGATATCTATCTCTTACCACTTTATTTCGGTGTTGTTATAATATCTCTTAGAGCAATTGAGAAAAAGTGGAGTGGAAAAAAAGAAAAGATATATAAAATTTTACTTTATATAAATTGTGGTGTCTTTTTAATATGTGCTGCTGCACTTCCTTACTATAATAAAAATTATACTTTAAAAGATAGTATTGATATACTAAAAGAAAATAGTGAAACTGTTTATAGTTATAGATTTGGAGATGCTCAAAACATATCTAAAGAGATTAACAAAGAAAATATTGAAGAGTTACCTCTTGAAGATTTAAATAAAGTAAAAGAGGGAGAATTAATTATCACTAGAGATAAATACAAAAAAAATATTCCTTCAGAAAATTTTAAAGAAATCTATTCAAATAAAGAATATGCAATTTTTATATCAGAAAATCTTTAATAGCTAAAGTAACTTTATCTAAGGAGGTTATGTGTGAAAAATATTTTAATTTTCTTAATCTCTATTATAACTTTTAGTTGTTCTAGTGGTCCAAAAGTTGAAAAGAACTTTAACTTTTCATTAGATAAATATTTAGGAAAATGGTATGAGGTAAAACGTTTTGATCATAGCTTTGAAAAAAATTTAAAAGATGTAACAGCTAACTATAGTTTAGAAACAAACGGTAAAATCTCCGTTATAAATAGAGGTATTAATTTAAAAGGTGAAGAAAAAACTTTTTATGCTTTTGCTAAACAAACTGATACTCCTAAT is a window of Candidatus Cetobacterium colombiensis DNA encoding:
- a CDS encoding lipocalin family protein → MKNILIFLISIITFSCSSGPKVEKNFNFSLDKYLGKWYEVKRFDHSFEKNLKDVTANYSLETNGKISVINRGINLKGEEKTFYAFAKQTDTPNFLKVYPKSFPIFGAPYNVAWVSEDYKYAIVTSISYSYLWFLSREKTIPSTTYEFMLKKANSLGFITDKLIDGQ
- a CDS encoding ArnT family glycosyltransferase — translated: MKFKDDAYKERYKLFFIGYFALMIGVAFLRFPDIKNELKYFLITDQMIDSQNFIILKYFNELYPDKPPIYFWLLGLARAITSSSFYPMALIVANIIPGAITAILSFKIARLFWTEKMAYISTAIFVTLPFVFGTALVLRMDALMTTFITGSLYLFFSSYMKRNIISPNRYLYLYVWIALGILVKGGAAFIIPALTIVCYLYLNKDLSYLKTIKPLEGLGVIIIILGVWFLGILSFPEGKDYIDLLIGQETMGRVVKSKSHVRPFYYYLRQLPLTTLPIMPFFFMGVFSNLRNFKNRYKWKNVDKMAFSIFIPNLIFFSLISGKLDIYLLPLYFGVVIISLRAIEKKWSGKKEKIYKILLYINCGVFLICAAALPYYNKNYTLKDSIDILKENSETVYSYRFGDAQNISKEINKENIEELPLEDLNKVKEGELIITRDKYKKNIPSENFKEIYSNKEYAIFISENL